The following proteins are encoded in a genomic region of Gimesia algae:
- the moaC gene encoding cyclic pyranopterin monophosphate synthase MoaC: MSDLTHFDEEGASRMVDVGDKAVTARIAVAESFVSMLPHTQKLILDRQISKGDVLEIARIAGIMATKKTADLIPLCHPLSITSVRLDFEVPNETLIRILGTVKVDGKTGVEMEALTAVSIAALTIYDMCKAADRGMTLGPTRLVEKSGGKSGHFIRETY, from the coding sequence ATGTCTGATTTGACCCATTTTGATGAAGAAGGCGCCAGCCGCATGGTTGACGTGGGGGACAAAGCGGTGACCGCGCGCATCGCCGTCGCCGAATCCTTCGTGAGCATGCTGCCTCACACACAAAAACTGATTCTGGATCGCCAGATTTCCAAAGGTGACGTCCTGGAAATCGCCCGGATCGCAGGCATTATGGCGACGAAAAAAACAGCCGACCTGATCCCGCTCTGCCATCCGTTGAGTATTACCAGTGTCCGCCTGGATTTTGAAGTCCCGAATGAGACGTTAATTCGCATTCTGGGGACGGTGAAAGTGGACGGCAAAACCGGGGTGGAAATGGAAGCACTGACAGCCGTCAGTATCGCCGCCCTCACGATTTATGATATGTGCAAAGCCGCTGATCGTGGTATGACTCTCGGCCCGACCCGGCTCGTGGAAAAATCAGGTGGAAAGAGCGGTCATTTTATCAGGGAGACTTATTGA
- a CDS encoding polyprenyl synthetase family protein: protein MGDHLTTHDLLARVEELIGGELEQAERVFLSEVSSKHPYVHDVLQHITRFQGKRLRPILLLLSAAASGGINESHYVLASVVEMIHLATLVHDDVLDDALIRRHVATVNSRWNNETSVLVGDFLFTHAFHLTASLGDARACRLIGRATNLVCEGELAQIYERGNHELSEEQYLQIINGKTAELCAISTQLGALYASADESVVEAMDEYGRALGVAFQITDDLLDLLGDEEQMGKSLGSDLQKEKLTLPLIRLLDQCSPEDGAAIQEILSQPDPNTKQRLAQYIKNSDAIDYAGNRAREFAKQARDSLQNCPASPARLILEELTEFAIQRTI, encoded by the coding sequence ATGGGGGACCATCTTACGACACATGACCTGTTGGCACGTGTCGAAGAGTTAATTGGCGGTGAGCTGGAACAGGCAGAACGAGTCTTCTTGAGCGAAGTCAGCTCGAAGCATCCTTATGTGCATGATGTTCTGCAGCATATTACCCGGTTTCAAGGCAAACGACTGCGTCCGATTCTGTTACTGCTGTCCGCAGCAGCATCCGGGGGAATAAACGAAAGCCACTATGTATTGGCGTCCGTCGTGGAAATGATCCATCTGGCGACGCTCGTGCATGATGACGTGCTGGATGATGCCCTCATCCGCCGCCATGTCGCGACGGTCAACTCCCGCTGGAATAATGAGACCAGTGTGCTGGTAGGCGACTTCCTGTTCACACATGCGTTTCATCTGACAGCCAGCCTTGGTGATGCCCGTGCCTGTCGACTGATTGGTCGCGCGACGAACCTGGTCTGTGAAGGCGAACTGGCTCAGATTTACGAACGGGGAAATCACGAACTATCTGAAGAACAATATCTGCAGATCATTAATGGAAAAACGGCTGAGCTGTGCGCCATCAGCACCCAGTTGGGAGCCTTGTATGCCAGTGCGGATGAGAGCGTCGTCGAGGCCATGGATGAATATGGTCGTGCACTCGGGGTCGCATTTCAGATTACAGACGATCTGCTGGACCTGCTGGGCGATGAAGAGCAGATGGGAAAATCACTGGGGTCAGATCTGCAAAAAGAAAAACTGACATTGCCTCTGATTCGACTGCTGGATCAATGCAGCCCGGAAGATGGCGCTGCGATTCAGGAAATTCTGTCTCAACCAGATCCGAACACCAAACAGCGACTTGCACAGTATATCAAAAACAGTGATGCGATTGATTACGCCGGTAACCGGGCCCGGGAGTTTGCGAAACAGGCCCGAGACTCGCTCCAGAACTGTCCCGCTTCTCCGGCTCGACTGATACTGGAGGAGCTGACAGAATTTGCTATTCAGAGAACGATTTAG
- a CDS encoding CNNM domain-containing protein: MMIALIDTVAIWFPGSLALLALIFASGFFSGSETAIFYLSRSELRQFSKGKPSEQIVAALAADADRLLTAVLFWNLLINLSYFAVAGVIARRLADQGMTAAAGIFTVGSLLAIILFGEVLPKSLSIVFRKKIAILVSWPLAASVRLLDPVIPLLQNISRLMRRTFWPHIQKESYLHSEDLERAVDASGSSEEVIRHERQILHNILDLSEMLVEEAMRPRGTYLTFNMPVQLEDLTKITPNTDYIILRKRDTESDEIERIISLTELSSFSEKMLNQKSKRVIHVPWCANLSDVYSRFQAEDCYFASVVDEYGETIGIVSHDDIIDTLLSPEPSRAKRILRREPVREVAPGVYHVEGITTLRYLCRKLQQDYEIADDGLLTVAGMFHEKLEHIPEVGEICDWLGFELEVIEVRKLGHLIAELREKTPVDETPEAE; this comes from the coding sequence ATGATGATCGCATTAATAGATACCGTCGCAATTTGGTTTCCAGGATCACTGGCGTTACTCGCTTTGATTTTTGCTTCCGGGTTCTTTTCAGGCAGTGAGACTGCGATTTTTTATCTGTCGCGGAGCGAACTGAGACAGTTCAGTAAAGGCAAACCCAGTGAGCAGATCGTGGCTGCTTTAGCCGCGGATGCCGACCGTCTGCTGACAGCAGTCCTGTTCTGGAACCTGCTGATCAACCTGAGTTATTTTGCCGTCGCCGGAGTGATTGCCAGGCGACTGGCCGATCAGGGGATGACAGCAGCAGCCGGGATTTTCACCGTAGGCAGTCTGCTGGCGATTATTCTGTTTGGCGAAGTGCTGCCTAAGAGCCTCTCGATTGTGTTTCGCAAAAAAATTGCAATCCTGGTCAGCTGGCCTCTGGCTGCTTCTGTCCGGCTGCTGGATCCCGTGATCCCGTTACTGCAGAATATCAGCCGCCTGATGCGACGCACCTTCTGGCCACACATCCAGAAAGAATCCTACCTGCATTCCGAAGACCTGGAACGCGCCGTTGATGCTTCAGGCTCCAGTGAAGAAGTCATCCGCCATGAACGACAGATCCTGCATAATATTCTGGATCTGTCGGAGATGCTGGTCGAAGAAGCGATGCGTCCCCGCGGAACTTATCTCACGTTCAACATGCCCGTGCAACTGGAAGACCTTACAAAAATTACTCCCAACACGGATTACATCATTTTAAGAAAGCGGGATACCGAATCCGATGAGATCGAGCGCATTATCTCGCTCACGGAACTCTCGTCGTTTTCAGAAAAAATGCTGAATCAGAAATCGAAGCGTGTGATTCATGTACCCTGGTGTGCGAACCTGTCGGACGTGTACTCTCGCTTTCAGGCAGAAGACTGCTACTTTGCCTCTGTTGTAGATGAATACGGCGAAACCATCGGTATCGTTTCTCACGACGATATCATTGATACGCTACTCTCTCCTGAACCCAGCCGGGCCAAGCGAATTCTCCGCAGGGAACCGGTACGCGAAGTGGCCCCGGGCGTGTATCATGTCGAGGGGATTACGACGCTGCGGTATCTGTGTCGTAAGTTGCAGCAGGATTATGAAATCGCCGATGATGGACTTTTGACTGTGGCAGGGATGTTCCACGAAAAACTGGAACATATCCCGGAAGTCGGCGAGATCTGTGACTGGCTGGGTTTTGAACTTGAAGTAATCGAAGTCCGCAAGCTCGGGCATCTGATCGCCGAGCTTCGGGAAAAAACGCCCGTCGATGAGACACCGGAAGCAGAATAA
- the smc gene encoding chromosome segregation protein SMC: MLKSLELFGFKSFADRTIFEFSDGITCVVGPNGSGKSNVVDGIKWVLGDQSPKSLRGKDMTDVIFNGSAGRKANAYAEATLTFNNRLGFLDMDADEVQIGRRLWKNGDSEYLLNRNPVRLKDIRDLFMGTGAATSAYSIIEQGRVDQILQANAATRRVVFEEAAGISRYKSRKVDAERKLERVGQNTQRLTDIVDEVEAQLNSTRSQASKAAKYREVSTELRKLWMGMAADDWRHLTSQQSTLKDKISQYQQRIEELNADYQTYEEKLSAIDAEVSEFDDQLRAVEKKLSSHREGIAGNQTAIEHQLERKQEFETEIIRLRKQRILMARRTSEIQKDLEAVTQEKINSEAGFQEQRQQLEETRARITAVTAELDQTSEQIQQKQQQVHELNKTSLTLDNRVFSMQTQLETYSSSIGKANEKRLQLEAKVDDAQAVVEACEERFRSAGERVAEFAQSLSDVDEKQQTLLSEQDQKTQQLSELRERRSAYQARKSVLEDLERRQEGISIGVKEILNRAQTSQYSPWNTIIGSVADLLDVDLEQAALLEVALGIRSQLLVISEFEPLYEFLKEGKYSISGRVGFITRPTSQAEQPATIQGFTLEGQAADPADFTTEQAAEVLDLSAERGVVYRADQLVKPNSENQLLAQMLLADTWIVDSLETAVNLSKGAGKKCRFVTLQGELVEENQSIFVGAIGGESAIFTRRSELRKLKNDLIRIDRTLSDNETALERLDALLSTVDEERIACQSQMQEASEALSIEKAAKVAAEQKREQWDEEWTTIKNDLLDLERQSQKLQTEMETVLTEKQETEARLQSLNTLIQEDESVLLNQQCQVQELKEQQNARKLELATHEERLAGLNQRCDRLKQDFEQRQQQQEESNRRYELSLEKNSQIKLHILNTRAVLDEQYLIQETLLASTSSLTATRDQKRQLKKQFSSEEAALRKERRELSEQKHEVEFKTRDIDHQISTLAERIEEEYQLTLEEIVSSGESVLKQHLEEQAQYEEEEAATAEETEQDTELADSPDQVEVGSESEDAPEFVEIELVETEGASAEPGFNVELYLEIRPEIEAQVNRLRRKIKMMGSINSDSLNDLDELECRFEYMKSQLDDLNEAKSSLEEIIRRINVESRRLFHDTFEVIRGHFQEIFRKLFGGGEADIILEDPDDVLECGIEIVARPPGKELRGLTLLSGGEKTLTAVALLMSIFRSRPSPFCILDEVDAALDEANVERYAGLIDDFKDTTQFIMITHNKRSMTVGNVLYGVTMEQSGVSKRMSVRFDDISEDGNFKQSATADDASEAA; encoded by the coding sequence ATGCTGAAATCATTGGAACTGTTCGGCTTTAAGAGTTTTGCCGACCGGACCATCTTTGAATTTTCGGATGGCATCACTTGCGTTGTCGGCCCCAACGGGAGTGGCAAGAGTAACGTTGTGGATGGGATCAAATGGGTTCTGGGTGACCAGAGCCCTAAGAGCCTCCGCGGCAAAGACATGACCGATGTGATCTTCAACGGTTCCGCAGGCCGCAAGGCCAACGCGTATGCCGAAGCGACGCTGACCTTCAACAACCGACTTGGCTTCCTGGATATGGATGCAGACGAGGTTCAGATTGGCCGCCGACTCTGGAAAAATGGTGACTCGGAATACCTGCTCAATCGCAATCCGGTCCGTTTGAAAGATATTCGCGATCTGTTTATGGGCACCGGTGCCGCGACCTCAGCTTACAGCATCATCGAACAAGGCCGCGTCGATCAGATCCTGCAGGCCAACGCTGCCACCCGGCGGGTCGTATTTGAAGAAGCCGCGGGAATCAGCCGCTATAAGTCCAGAAAAGTCGATGCGGAACGAAAACTCGAACGCGTCGGCCAGAACACTCAGCGTTTGACCGACATCGTCGATGAAGTCGAAGCACAGCTGAATTCCACACGCAGCCAGGCTTCGAAAGCAGCCAAATATCGGGAAGTTTCTACCGAGTTGCGCAAACTATGGATGGGGATGGCAGCCGATGACTGGCGGCATCTGACTTCGCAGCAGTCCACTCTGAAAGACAAAATCAGCCAGTACCAGCAACGCATTGAAGAGCTGAATGCCGACTACCAGACTTACGAAGAGAAACTGTCGGCTATCGATGCAGAAGTCTCTGAATTTGATGACCAGTTACGAGCCGTCGAGAAAAAACTGTCTTCACACCGTGAAGGGATAGCAGGAAATCAGACCGCGATAGAACATCAGCTTGAACGGAAACAGGAATTCGAAACGGAAATTATCCGGTTACGAAAACAGCGAATCCTGATGGCCCGACGCACTTCAGAAATTCAAAAAGATCTGGAGGCTGTCACTCAGGAAAAAATCAACTCGGAAGCCGGTTTTCAGGAACAGCGTCAGCAGCTGGAAGAGACGCGCGCCAGAATTACTGCGGTCACTGCTGAACTGGATCAGACCAGCGAACAGATTCAACAGAAGCAGCAGCAGGTGCACGAGCTGAACAAGACATCCCTGACGCTTGATAACCGTGTGTTTTCGATGCAGACCCAACTGGAAACCTACAGCAGTTCCATTGGAAAGGCAAACGAGAAACGACTTCAACTTGAGGCGAAAGTCGACGATGCGCAGGCTGTTGTCGAAGCCTGTGAAGAACGTTTTCGTTCCGCCGGCGAACGGGTTGCGGAATTTGCGCAAAGCCTGTCAGACGTCGATGAAAAGCAACAGACACTCCTCAGCGAGCAGGATCAGAAAACACAGCAGTTGTCTGAACTGCGGGAAAGACGCAGTGCTTACCAGGCACGGAAAAGCGTTCTCGAAGATCTCGAACGGCGGCAGGAAGGGATCAGTATCGGGGTGAAGGAGATCCTGAATCGGGCGCAGACGTCGCAGTATTCTCCCTGGAATACCATCATCGGCAGTGTGGCGGATCTGCTGGATGTCGATCTGGAACAGGCTGCGCTGCTGGAAGTGGCGTTAGGAATTCGCTCCCAATTGCTGGTGATCAGTGAATTTGAGCCTCTCTATGAATTTCTGAAAGAGGGTAAATACTCCATCTCAGGCCGGGTTGGTTTTATTACCCGACCGACTTCACAGGCCGAACAGCCTGCGACAATCCAGGGATTCACTCTTGAAGGTCAGGCAGCCGATCCAGCGGACTTTACGACTGAGCAAGCGGCTGAAGTTCTGGATCTGTCTGCAGAACGTGGCGTTGTCTATCGAGCCGATCAACTGGTGAAACCGAATTCAGAAAATCAACTGCTGGCACAAATGCTGCTGGCGGATACCTGGATTGTGGATTCGCTGGAGACGGCCGTCAATCTGTCAAAAGGGGCTGGCAAAAAATGTCGTTTTGTTACCCTGCAGGGAGAACTGGTTGAAGAAAATCAGTCGATCTTTGTGGGTGCCATCGGCGGTGAATCTGCCATCTTCACCCGTCGCAGCGAATTGCGAAAACTCAAAAATGATCTGATTCGTATCGACCGGACCTTGAGCGATAACGAAACCGCTCTGGAAAGACTGGATGCGCTGCTGTCCACCGTAGACGAAGAACGGATTGCCTGTCAAAGTCAGATGCAGGAGGCTTCCGAGGCGCTTTCCATCGAAAAAGCAGCGAAGGTTGCCGCCGAGCAGAAGCGGGAGCAGTGGGATGAAGAATGGACGACTATCAAAAACGATCTGCTTGATCTGGAGCGTCAATCTCAAAAGCTGCAGACTGAAATGGAAACTGTTTTAACAGAAAAGCAGGAAACAGAAGCGAGACTGCAGTCATTGAATACACTGATTCAAGAGGACGAGTCAGTCCTGTTGAATCAGCAGTGTCAAGTCCAGGAACTGAAGGAGCAGCAGAATGCCCGCAAGCTGGAACTGGCGACGCACGAAGAACGCCTGGCGGGACTGAATCAGCGTTGCGACCGGCTTAAGCAGGATTTTGAACAGCGTCAGCAGCAGCAGGAAGAATCCAATCGTCGTTATGAACTGTCGCTGGAAAAAAATTCGCAGATTAAACTGCATATCCTCAATACGCGCGCGGTGCTGGATGAACAATATTTAATTCAGGAGACCCTGCTCGCATCCACCTCCAGTCTGACAGCCACCCGTGATCAGAAGCGACAGCTCAAGAAGCAGTTCAGCTCCGAAGAGGCGGCACTACGCAAAGAACGTCGCGAATTAAGCGAACAAAAACACGAAGTAGAATTCAAAACCCGCGATATCGATCACCAGATCAGTACTCTGGCGGAAAGGATCGAAGAGGAATACCAGCTTACGCTGGAGGAAATCGTTTCTTCAGGGGAATCTGTTCTCAAACAGCATCTGGAAGAGCAGGCACAATACGAGGAAGAAGAGGCGGCTACTGCAGAAGAAACTGAGCAGGATACTGAGCTGGCAGACTCACCTGACCAGGTTGAAGTCGGTTCCGAAAGTGAGGACGCGCCGGAATTCGTGGAAATCGAACTGGTCGAAACTGAGGGGGCGTCGGCCGAACCTGGCTTTAATGTCGAATTGTATCTGGAAATTCGTCCGGAGATTGAAGCACAGGTCAATCGCTTGAGGCGGAAGATCAAGATGATGGGCAGTATTAACTCAGACAGTCTGAACGATCTGGATGAACTGGAATGCCGCTTCGAGTATATGAAATCGCAGTTGGATGATTTGAATGAAGCCAAGTCATCACTGGAAGAAATCATCCGCCGAATTAATGTGGAGAGCCGCCGCCTGTTTCATGATACATTTGAAGTCATTCGAGGACATTTTCAGGAAATCTTCCGCAAGCTGTTTGGCGGAGGTGAAGCGGACATCATTCTGGAAGACCCGGATGATGTGCTGGAATGTGGTATCGAAATCGTCGCCCGGCCTCCCGGAAAAGAACTCCGCGGTCTGACCTTATTAAGTGGTGGAGAAAAAACATTAACTGCCGTCGCGTTGCTGATGTCCATTTTTCGCAGCCGTCCCAGTCCATTCTGTATTCTGGACGAAGTGGATGCGGCTTTGGATGAAGCCAACGTAGAACGCTATGCCGGCCTGATTGACGATTTCAAAGACACGACCCAGTTCATTATGATCACACATAATAAACGATCGATGACTGTTGGCAATGTCTTGTATGGCGTTACAATGGAACAGTCAGGGGTCTCCAAACGGATGTCTGTCCGCTTTGATGACATCAGTGAAGACGGGAACTTCAAACAGTCTGCGACTGCCGATGATGCCTCCGAGGCTGCCTGA
- a CDS encoding ABC transporter permease, with protein MFNNPIFIREALTSPRQLNHYLIRSGYVAAVFILIFTAGQTILGTQQIQSTTIGEFARLGNLIFQMIAFLQLLLVLFFTLLFSASSIAQEKDRGTLILLLMTELKDRELVSGKTQSSLLIVYVLLASSIPVCVFLRLLGGIELSQIFWMELLCLITVFATGSWAALVAFWREKTFQTLAISVLGMVVFLGVVELIVNLMPAGSSLRPWIAGLNPFRSLYEILNPLTLHTGLDPITVSAWPSLISLFVLGIALKAFTVLRLRVWNPSRSVYQSTAKTENETVIVKEKSRVIWSNPVIWREIMTKAYGRKVFVIKLAYFLLAGFTLWSAVSSEAVAQGVLYLGVIPPQGLAFAGIAWLSLVLANTQAVTSLTTEKDSKTLELLLVTDITAKEFVLGKLGGIFYNSKELILIPVLVLFYLVSQGAFSTEGFLCALIGFLALMIFSIVLGLHMGLTYDNSRSAIGASLGTMFFLFVGIGVFMILLVQARSSFALQLQSFLVFIIVGSAALHSALTHRNPSRALAISAWMLPFLTFYAITSFLLGGTLGVLVTILFAYGLPVLSMYIPAVSEFDVALGKTTYDKG; from the coding sequence TTGTTTAACAATCCTATTTTTATTCGGGAAGCGTTGACTTCTCCCCGTCAGCTGAACCATTACCTGATTCGTTCGGGTTATGTAGCCGCGGTCTTCATTCTGATCTTCACTGCCGGACAGACGATCCTGGGCACACAACAGATCCAGTCAACGACGATCGGTGAATTTGCCCGGCTGGGAAATCTGATCTTTCAGATGATCGCTTTTCTGCAGTTATTGCTGGTTCTGTTTTTCACACTCCTGTTTTCTGCCAGCAGTATTGCACAGGAAAAAGACCGTGGGACGTTGATTCTGCTGTTGATGACCGAGCTGAAAGACCGTGAACTGGTCAGTGGGAAAACCCAGTCCAGCCTGTTAATCGTCTATGTCTTGCTGGCATCATCGATTCCGGTCTGTGTATTTCTGCGTCTGTTGGGGGGCATCGAACTCTCACAGATTTTCTGGATGGAACTGTTATGTCTGATTACGGTTTTCGCAACGGGCAGTTGGGCCGCTTTAGTGGCTTTCTGGAGGGAGAAAACATTTCAGACGCTGGCGATCAGTGTGCTGGGAATGGTTGTCTTTCTGGGCGTGGTGGAACTCATTGTGAATCTGATGCCCGCTGGTTCCAGCCTGCGTCCCTGGATTGCCGGCCTGAACCCGTTTCGATCACTATATGAAATTCTCAACCCGCTAACTTTACATACGGGGCTGGATCCGATTACCGTCAGTGCCTGGCCTTCCCTGATCAGTCTGTTTGTATTGGGAATCGCTTTGAAAGCATTTACCGTGCTCAGGCTGCGAGTCTGGAACCCTTCCCGTTCGGTTTATCAATCCACCGCCAAAACCGAAAATGAGACGGTGATTGTTAAAGAAAAATCTCGTGTGATCTGGTCAAACCCTGTGATCTGGCGCGAGATTATGACTAAGGCATACGGGCGAAAAGTGTTCGTGATCAAGCTGGCGTATTTTCTGCTGGCTGGTTTTACGCTCTGGTCGGCGGTGAGTTCAGAAGCCGTCGCGCAAGGCGTTTTGTACCTGGGAGTGATTCCACCACAGGGACTGGCGTTCGCCGGGATCGCCTGGTTGAGTCTGGTGCTGGCCAATACGCAGGCTGTGACCTCTCTCACGACCGAAAAAGACAGTAAAACACTTGAACTGTTGCTGGTAACAGATATCACTGCCAAAGAATTTGTACTGGGAAAACTGGGGGGGATCTTCTATAACAGTAAAGAGTTGATCCTGATTCCCGTTCTGGTTTTGTTCTACCTGGTCAGCCAGGGAGCATTTTCAACGGAAGGTTTTCTGTGTGCCCTGATCGGCTTTCTGGCCTTGATGATCTTTTCCATCGTGCTGGGTCTGCATATGGGACTCACGTATGACAACAGCCGTTCCGCCATTGGTGCCAGCCTGGGGACCATGTTCTTCCTGTTCGTCGGGATTGGTGTTTTCATGATTCTACTTGTACAGGCCCGCTCTTCATTTGCCCTGCAGCTCCAGAGCTTCCTGGTTTTTATTATCGTGGGCAGCGCGGCCCTGCATTCAGCGCTCACACACCGAAATCCGTCGCGGGCACTGGCTATCTCAGCCTGGATGCTTCCGTTTTTGACGTTTTATGCCATTACTTCGTTTCTGCTGGGGGGAACCCTGGGAGTTCTCGTTACCATTCTGTTTGCCTATGGGCTTCCCGTTCTTTCCATGTATATTCCGGCAGTATCTGAATTTGATGTTGCCTTGGGAAAAACCACTTATGATAAAGGGTAG
- a CDS encoding flagellar basal body P-ring protein FlgI, whose product MKNTVNLLIVVIIVAAGFTGCQKLNLNPESWLKSASMRSQSPDEDDDTSEIEKFETKVETPFIGEYTQITGKNLIALQGVGLVTGLNGTGGNPPPSVHREALLREMRRRNVKNPNQILRSPSTALVIVKAYLPPLIRKGETFDVEVYLPGNSEATSLEGGWLMESYLAEQAMIQGRGLLKGHILAKAEGSILIPPMSDEDRKKGVSGLLRRGRILAGGISVAEDRDLALYLRNDFKSIRNAQRIANRIGTRFHHFDKYGIEEPLAEAKTDKKVVLKLKPRYKHNDSRYLQVVRYIAFRETDVAQRVRMQKLTEEIMIPEKAERASIELEAIGKKSIPILKSALKNPLLEVRFHAAVALAYLDDGSGIKDLAEAAREEPAFRVYALAAMSALDEPEAHLHLRELMCMTSAETRYGAFRALWTLDKNDPFIRGENMNNQFLLHVLQTELETVTTHDPNKKPGGPKNGGPMIHVTHRKHPEVVLFGSEQEFRVPLTVRAGKVLITGAPGVEQLTVSKYEVGEPDQRKLVSKNIAVVIRTAVDMGASYPDIAQMILQAHQQGNIEGQVEIDALPEGGRMYYRPVHDDSLLALKSGEMKSSKPKPKKGSRVGNQNMVPNIFTTGAPHTSSSRRSENENEEPDLESADESDSKGKATLVDSRKSKSTEEDDKYVKQSTFQSWFRYFSK is encoded by the coding sequence GTGAAGAACACTGTCAATTTATTAATCGTCGTGATCATTGTCGCTGCCGGTTTTACGGGCTGTCAGAAACTCAATCTGAATCCGGAGAGCTGGTTGAAGTCGGCCAGTATGCGTTCACAAAGTCCGGATGAAGACGACGATACGTCGGAAATTGAGAAGTTTGAGACCAAGGTCGAAACCCCCTTCATTGGTGAATACACTCAGATTACCGGTAAGAACCTGATCGCGCTGCAAGGCGTGGGTCTGGTGACGGGACTGAACGGGACTGGCGGCAACCCGCCTCCTTCGGTTCACCGTGAAGCTTTATTGCGGGAGATGCGTCGCCGCAATGTCAAAAATCCGAACCAGATTCTGCGCAGTCCTTCGACGGCGCTGGTGATTGTCAAAGCCTATCTGCCGCCACTGATCCGCAAAGGGGAGACCTTCGATGTGGAAGTTTACCTGCCCGGTAACAGTGAAGCGACCAGCCTCGAAGGGGGCTGGCTGATGGAATCGTATCTGGCCGAACAGGCGATGATCCAGGGACGTGGACTGTTGAAAGGTCATATCCTGGCGAAAGCTGAGGGCTCGATTCTGATTCCTCCCATGTCGGACGAAGACCGGAAAAAGGGGGTCTCCGGACTCCTGCGTCGTGGACGCATTCTGGCTGGGGGAATTTCGGTTGCAGAAGATCGTGACCTGGCCTTATACCTGCGTAATGATTTCAAAAGTATTCGAAATGCACAGCGTATTGCCAATCGTATCGGCACCCGCTTCCATCACTTCGATAAATACGGGATCGAAGAACCACTGGCCGAAGCCAAAACAGATAAAAAAGTGGTACTCAAGTTGAAGCCACGCTATAAACATAACGATTCACGCTACCTGCAGGTGGTCCGCTATATTGCCTTCCGGGAAACCGATGTGGCACAACGGGTGCGCATGCAGAAACTCACAGAAGAAATTATGATTCCGGAAAAAGCGGAACGGGCCTCCATTGAACTGGAGGCGATCGGGAAAAAATCGATTCCGATTCTGAAATCGGCGTTGAAGAATCCACTGCTCGAAGTACGCTTCCATGCGGCGGTCGCGCTGGCTTACCTGGATGATGGTTCCGGTATCAAGGATCTGGCAGAAGCCGCCCGCGAAGAACCGGCGTTCCGCGTGTACGCTCTGGCTGCCATGTCGGCCCTCGATGAACCAGAGGCTCATCTGCATTTGCGGGAACTGATGTGTATGACCAGTGCCGAAACCCGCTACGGTGCCTTCCGCGCACTGTGGACACTGGATAAAAACGATCCCTTTATTCGTGGCGAAAATATGAATAACCAGTTTCTGCTGCACGTGCTGCAGACGGAACTGGAGACCGTGACGACTCACGATCCGAATAAGAAACCAGGGGGACCCAAAAATGGTGGCCCGATGATTCATGTTACTCACCGTAAACACCCGGAAGTGGTACTGTTTGGTTCCGAACAGGAATTCCGAGTGCCGCTCACCGTTCGCGCCGGCAAAGTATTGATCACGGGAGCGCCTGGTGTCGAACAGCTGACAGTCAGTAAATACGAAGTGGGTGAACCCGATCAGCGTAAACTGGTCTCCAAAAATATTGCGGTCGTCATTCGGACCGCAGTGGATATGGGAGCCAGCTATCCCGACATTGCACAAATGATATTGCAGGCACACCAGCAGGGCAATATCGAAGGTCAGGTGGAGATCGATGCCTTACCTGAAGGGGGACGCATGTATTATCGCCCGGTTCACGACGATTCTCTCCTGGCATTGAAGTCGGGTGAAATGAAATCCTCCAAACCGAAACCGAAGAAGGGATCGCGGGTTGGTAATCAGAATATGGTCCCCAACATCTTCACAACAGGTGCTCCCCATACCAGTTCTTCCAGGAGATCTGAAAACGAGAATGAAGAACCTGACTTGGAATCTGCGGATGAGTCAGACAGTAAAGGTAAAGCGACCCTGGTTGATTCACGTAAATCCAAATCAACAGAGGAAGATGATAAGTACGTGAAACAGAGTACCTTCCAGAGTTGGTTCCGCTATTTTTCCAAATAA